The nucleotide window GTGCTTAAGTTAAAGATAAAATGCACTGTTATTGCTCCCCAAAATCCTCTTTTATGATAAATATAGCAGGCAAAAAGTCCTAATCCGAAAAAAGTAGGGATGCCTACAACATTATAATGTAGTAAAGTAAATAATGCACTACTTAAAATAGCCGCTATGATTTTCCCTGTTTTAGGGGTTAACACCTTATGAAACAACCAATGACGCATGGAGAACTCTTCATTTATTGGGGCCATAAAGACAATTAACACAAATAAAAAGATGTTTAGCAATAATTCGTTGGAACTCACAAAAATATCTACGACCTCTTGTTGTTGGATATTAACTCCAAAATTTTGGAGGATGATCATAAACACAAAATTTACTATGCCCAAAGGAAATCGGAGGAGTAGGGTAAAGAGGGCTATTTTGAAAAAATCCTTTATCCCATAGGGTTTATTCTCCTGTCCCCGAGTAAACTCTCCTGAATCTCCCTTCCTATTTTTATATTCTTTTATGATCAAGATCATAATTAATATAAAGGGTACGACCTGTTGAGTATACAAGGTACCCGCCCAATAAATAATACTCATTATTCCTAAAATAATAGGGTTTACCTCTCTAAAAGTTTTTAGGGCAACCAGAAAAGGAGGAAGGCCTATAACAATAACAATTAATAATAGCTTTAATAATTCTGTTCCTTGTACCATAAATTTAGCTCCTTTTTTATATATAATTTTATTCCTTCTAAAGTACGTGAAAATCCTTCTATTGCTTTGTCTACCCATTTCTTTATGGATTCTTTATCTTGAAGTATCCTGATGTTTTCCTGTACTCTCATATCCTTTTCTTGGGGTGTATATTCCTCATGGTTTAATTCTGTGACCATTGGTTGTTCAAAATCAATAGTTAGAATATTCGAAGAGACAATATTTCCATATTCATTCATTGTAAACACTCGAATGTCCTTTGGAGTTTCTGTAAAATGGTCTGTATAATACAGAATTTCTAGGCCTTTTTTCATTTTCACACTGCCTATCACAGCCTGTAATTTCTCCCCTGTTTTTACTGTTTTTATGGGAATAGCTTGCTGATTGTGTTCATCAAAGGCTACTACAGTATAAAGTAGTGGGGAAGTCTTTGCATCAATGCCCTCTGTCCATTCTATAATGAATTGTTTTTTATTATATCCTAGATCCTTAACCTGGGTCAAAGCTATATGGGACGTTGAAGGTATGGGATGGATTTCTAAATCTTCCAAACCTGCCAATTCACGCCAATAATCAGCTACACCAGGAATGTCCTGAGCTAGGGGAATATTAAAATTTTCCTGGGGATATACATTGAAAATATGATTGTTCCATCTTATAGTCTGATCCAATTGCTTTTTTTCTTCTCTCTTTATAATATCATCGTAAGTTTTAGGGATTTTTGCAGTGGGCGAACCAAAAATTTGAATATAATCCTCCGCTGCAATTTCACTAATATTCCATTGATGTCCATTTTCATAGTCATTGCTTACTCTTTCATCTTCCACTAATCCTCTTATGGCAGCATATTGGGTGTCCTGCCACTGATCAAATGTTTTATTTTCCCCTTTAATCAAGTAATACAAGGTAAAATGATGACCGTATTCATGGGAAAGGGTCTTTGCTATTTCTTCTATGGTATTTTTATCCTTCATACTTAATAGGTCAATCTCTGCTTTGTCCTTCATTTTATATCTAGATTTATTGATAAAATTATTTCTTTGATAAGCTCCCCGATACAATCCTTCCTCGTCCCCTCCATAGGGATTATCGGGGTAGAGGTTTATGCTAGCTAAATACTTTATCTCTTCTCCATAGGTGTTGTTTAATAATTCTTCATAGATATCCTTTAGTTTTTCCCCTGTCCAGTTGGAGGTATAGCTTTTAATTTCTATGCCCATAGGCCCCTCATACACATCATATAAAGTATCATCCCCTTTGACAGCCTGGGGAGAAATAAAAATCAACATTAATACAATGAACAATGTGATTAAAATAATGGATAGTTTCCTCATAATTTTTCCTTTTCTATTTTTTATTTTTCTAGACAATGCCTACTATACAATCCATACCCTTAGTTATATAAATATAATCTTTTATAGAAAATTATGAACACTACTATTATACATTAAATACAGACAAAAAAGAAAAGCGTGCAAAGCTCGCACGCACTTTTAAAGCCAAATATGTTGAGTAACTGATTATGCCCGTTGAATGAAGATTTTATTGTGAGTAAAAATCAACTAGCCTAATCAACTGGTTTATTCTTGGTCTATACTGGTGAGGACATCATCAAATACATCTATTTGACATCTGTTATTTTCCCAATAATGACAGTTTTCACAGGATTCACTATATTTTCCCCCAATAGTTGCTGAAAATCCTGGATTTATCGCATTATACTCAGGACAATTCGTACCGACAATCATTAATTGTTCTTTACTTACCATTTTTTCACCTCTCCCATGGAATGTATATAGTCATATTTTGCTTTTAAAATCAATATTTTATTCATCTATTTAGTAATAGGGTAGAGAGGTGTTTTCCATGTCCTTTCTATGGAAATCCTTTAAAAACTCCGATAATAGTCTCCCTAATTCCTCCAGTCCAGGAAGTATATCTTGGGTTTTAAGATTTCCGTAGGTAATCCTAAAATAGGAACTATTTTTATGCTCTAGAAAAAATTCTTTCCCTGGCGTTATGGCAATACCTCTTTTCATTGCCTCATAAAATAGGGCTTGGGAGTGATATCCTGGGGGAAGTTTTAGCCAAAAATAGAGAGTGCCTTGGGGTATAGTATAGGAAATTTCCTTAGGAATATATTTTTTTATTCCCTCCACAGTTTCATAAAAACCTTTTCTATAATACTCTTCCATTTTTATTAATTGCTTTCTCCAGAAACCTCTTCTGAAAATAAGATCAAAACTTCTTTGGACCAATCCCATAGTAAATAAGTCAGCACTTTGCTTTGCATCTATAATTCTTCTTTCATATTCCCTAGGACTTATTAAAAATCCTAATCGAAAGCCCGGCATAAAAATCTTGGAGAAACTTTTAATATAGATGACTCTATCTAATTCATCCAAGGCCTTTAGGGGTATTCTTTTTTTATATCCAAAATGAAAATCGCTTAGATAGTCATCTTCAATGATAATGCTATCGTGTTGCTCAGCCAACTCCAGCAGTCTTTTTCTTTTTTTTAGGGAATAGCTTATCCCAGTTGGATTATGAAAATTTGGCAGCACATAGATAAATTTTGGAAGGTATCTTTTCATTGCTTTTTCTAAATCATCCATATTCATTCCATCTGCTTCCATGGGAATTTCAATAAGTTTTGCCCCTCTCGCCTCAAATGCCTTTCTAGCACCAGGATAGGAAGGTCTTTCAATAATCACTACATCTCCTAATTCCAACAAGCCCTTGGTGACGATATCAATTCCCTGTTGAGCACCGGAAATAATATGTATTTCATGAATATTGCTTTTTATAGATAATTTTTTTAAGTATTGGGCAATAGATTCCCTTAGGGGATAATAACCCTCACTAGCCTGATAAGTAAAGGTATCTCCTCGATCTCTATCGAGTATTTCATTGATGATTTTTTTAAATTCTTCTACTTGGAAGGTTTCTGGATGGGGACTAGCGTTTGCAAAATCCCAGATAATATTATTTTCTCTTCTCCCTCCCTCCTTTAATTCTTTATCACTAGATTTTACATAGGTTCCTTTCCCTCTATGGCTAAGGACCAATTCCTCTTGTTCCAACAATTTATAGGCCTGTACAATGGTATCATTGTTTACTTCTAGTGTAGCTGCCAATTGCCTTATGGAGGGAAGTTTTTCATTGGCTTTCATCCTTCCCTGTAAAATCTCATTTTTTATTTGAAGAAATACTTGAAGATACAGAGGCTTGTTCCCTGTTTTATCTATAGTGATCTCCTTCATCTAAGCTCTCTCCTCACGGCTAATTTTTGGTATATTATTACATAATTGTTACAATACATATACACTTTACATATTTTCGACAAATTTTGCTGCTTTTTTCTTTGTTCTACCATAATAATATTATATACTATAAGAGTAAGGTTTTAATAATTTTAATAAAAAGGGGGCGTTTTTTTGACATTAAAAAGAAATGGTTTTAAAAGTGCAGTAGTGGCCTTCACTGTGGCAGGAATGCTATCTATTAGTGCAATACCTGCTTATGCAGCTCTAGGCGATAGAGTGCTAAAGAAGGGAATGACCCACGGGGATGTAAAAGTACTTCAACAGCATCTTAAAGACTTAGGGTTTTTCAGCTATAAGGATACAACTACATATTTTGGAGATATTACCCGAAATGCAGTTATGGATTTTCAAAAATCCAAAGGGTTAGCTGTAGATGGTTCTTTTGGCCCTGCATCATTTAAGGCATTGCAGACTTCTATTCAACCTACAAATCCAGGTTCCTCTAGTTCCTCTGTCTTAAATTATAGTCGTCCCTTAAGACTAGGACTTAGCGGAGCAGATGTTCATGGGTTGCAGGAAGCTCTTAAAAAGTTGGGCTACTTAAATATCGCTAATTGCACCAATTATTTTGGCACTCAAACCCAACAGGCAGTGAAATCCTTCCAAGCAGCCCAAGGACTTGCGGTAGATGGTTCCTTTGGGCCAGCTACATATAAAGCATTGGAATCTGCCCTAAAAGGTACTAACTCTAATCTAAAACCAACTCAGCCTACAAATCCGGCGGGTACTTTGACCTACAATCGTCTTTTGAAGTTAGGTATTAGTGGAACAGATGTCAATGCATTACAGGAAGCTCTTAAGAAATTAGGATATTTAAACATTGCTAATTGTACCAACTATTTCGGTGCACAAACCCAACAGGCTTTACGATCTTTTCAGCAGGCCCAAGGTATAGCTGTAGATGGGTTAGCCGGACCCCAAACAATTCAAACCATCAATAATGCCTTATCTGGTAAAGGCTCAAGCACTTCTCCCTCAACCCCTAACCGTGGCGATGAAAACAGAAGAATCCTTACCAGCGGCATCATTAACACAGCCAAGATATACCTTAATCCAAAGGTGCCCTATGTATTTGGCGGTTCTACCACAAAGGGCTTTGACTGTTCTGGCTACACACAATTTGTCTATAAACAAAATGGGATAAGCATACCTCGCACCTCTGAACTACAGGCCAATGCGGGTAGTTATGTATCCAGAGCCAATCTGCAACCGGGCGATTTAATTATTTTTAGCAATACCTATCGATCCGGTCCTAGTCACACAGGTATCTACCTAGGGGATGATCAATTTATCCATTCTAGTTCTAGTAATAATGGAATTACCATTTCAAGCTTGAATACTGCTTACTATAGGGATCATTTTTCCTATGGAAGAAGGGTGTATTAATATTTCTACATTAAATAGAATATAAAAGGGTTGTGCCCCATGGGGCACAACCCTTTTATATTACGAACTTTTCTCCATGTATTCTTTCCATAATATGGCCTTCCCTTCCCTGAGGGAAGAACGGATATCAATAATTCTTTGATTCTCTGAACCCCTAAAGGCTAACTGTAGATTTTTTTGTTTTATCTGAAAGGGCCCATCTACCAATACATCTCCACAACTTAAAAATTCCAACCAGTCTTTTCTTTGCTTCATCAACAAAAATTCAAAAGTATATCCAGTATAGATCCATATATTCAGCCCAATCCTCTTGGCAGCCTTTGCGATTTCTATACAAGCTTTAGCTTGCTCAAAGGGCTCTCCGCCGGAAAAGGTAATTCCTCGATGAATTCCTCTAGATTGAATCTCCTGAATAATGTCCTTGCAATCTGCCTCAAAGCCTTCCATGGGATGATGGGTTTGGGGGTTATGGCACTGAGGACAATGATGGGGACAGCCCTGGGTCCAAACCACCATACGCAAGCCCGGACCGTCTACAATGGAATTCATTTGAACCTTACTGGCCAATCTGATTTTCACACGCTCACCTTCTTGTCACTATATTCAACAAATAGTTTGCACATTTTTACAAAATAGGTACCCTACCGTGTATAATCATTAATTTAATTTGCCTTTCACTTTCGTACAGTCTGCGTAAAGTTTATGATTATACACTTTTGCTTGTTTGCCATTTTAAATTATTTCATACCATGTTTCACCCGGTCCAGAACCTCTGCTTTTTTAGCATCATTAAAACGGGTTTGATAATCCCCTACTAAGTATCCTGTTATTCTTCTAATTCTCTCAAAGGGAATGCCCTGACTTCCTTCTTTTCTGCCACATTTTGGACATTCTTCAAAAATAATGCCATTATATCCACATACAGGATCCCTATCTAGGGGATGATTGATAGATCCATATCCTATGCCTGAATCAGCCATTAGGCGTACTACATCTTCAAAGGCCTCTATATTCATAGAGGGATCTCCATCTAATTCTATGTAGCTAATATGTCCGGCATTGGTAAGAGCATGATAAGGAGCTTCCTTGGAGATTTTATCAAAGGCTGTAATAGAATAATACACAGGAATATGAAAAGAGTTGGTATAATATTCTCGATCAGTAACTCCTTCTATAGATCCAAATTCCTTCCTATCCAGTTTTACAAATCTTCCTGATAATCCCTCGGCCGGGGTTGCAATTAAGGTGAAATTCAAGCCATATTGTTGAGAATAGTCTTCCATCTTGTTTCTTAGGTAACCAATAAGCTTTATTCCTAACTCTTGGGCCTCTTGGCTTTCTCCATGATGACTACCTACAAGGGCCTTTAAAAACTCTGCTAAGCCAATAAAGCCCATACTTAAGGTACCGTGTTTAATGACCTCATCTAAGGTGTCCTCCCATTGCAAGTCCTCGCTGCCTTTCCATATACCTTGCCCCATTAAAAAGGGGAAATTCTTTACCTTTTTGGCTCTTTGTATTTCAAAACGTTCCAATAATTGTTCTGCTATAAGATCTATTGTAGGCTCCATCTGGGGGCTTAAAAGGTCTACTATTTCTTGATATATATTTTCCCTCTGGACACCAGAGGATACTAAGGCTTTTTTCCATAGTCCATGGATAGTCTTTTTAAGATCCTCCTCTTGATTTATCTTTAATGCGATCTTAGGTAAATTTAAAGAGGTAAAGCTTAAATTTCCTCTCCCATAGGTAATTTCATTGTTGGCATCATACTTATTGCCAATTACCCGGGTTCTACATCCCATATAGGTGACCTCAGTTTCTGGTCTTCCTTCTTTATAATATTGAAGGTTGAAGGGGGCATCTAGAAAACTAAAATTAGGAAATAATCTTTTAGCACTTACCCTACAGGCTAGCTTAAATAGGTCATAGTTCTTATCTTGCGAATTAAAGGATACTCCTTTTTTTACCTTAAATATACTGATGGGGAAAATAGCTGTTTCTCCATTACCTAAACCCCTTTCGGTTGCTAAAAGAAAGTTTTCGGTAACCATCCTCCCCTCAGGACTTGTATCGGTGCCTAGGTTTACACTACTAAAGGGTACCTGGGCTCCCGCTCTAGAGTGCATGGTATTTAAATTATGTATAAAGGCTTCCATTGCCTGATAGGTCTGTTCCTTTGTTTCTTCAAAAGCCTGTCTATGGGAGGTTTTTTGTACTCTTTTCCATAGATTTTCATCTATTCTATCCCCAAGTTCTTCCTTAGCTCTTATATATTCTTCTTTTAAATAAGTCTCTTCTATTTCCAGTTTTGGTGTAGTATGGGTTTCCTTTATGGTTTTATGGATAATGGTTTTTGCCCAGTTCTTTCCCTCTTGACTTCCTAAGCAAAAATCTAATCCTTTCCCTAGATTCTCTATATAATTTCTTATAAAACTCTTTGCTACGTAGTGTCCTAGGGCATAGTCAAAGTTGGGTATGGACTGACCACCGTGTTGGTCATTTTGATTTGCCTGGATGGCAATGGCTGCTAAGGCAGCGGCTGTAGTGATATTGCTGGGTTTCCTCAGAAAACCATGTCCTGTAGAAAAACCATTTTTGAATAGTCTTTCTATATCAATCTGGCAACAGGTTAAGGTGCCCATGGGTGCAAAATCCATATCATGGATGTGGATATCCCCTTGTTCATGGGCCCTTTCAAAAACTGGATTCATCATTTCCATCTTACAAAATTCCTTTGATACTGTGGATCCATAAAGTAGCATAGTGCCCATGGCAGTATTCCCGTTCACATTGGCATTTTCTCTTTTGGTGTCATTTTCCTTTGCATCATCTATTGTAATCCCTCTTATGGTTTTCATTATTCTGGTGTTTTGATCCCTGATGCGGTTCCTCTCATTGCGATAAAGTATGTAGGCCTTGGCAGTCATGGCATGCCCTGACTCAATAAGTACCTTTTCTACAACATCCTGTATTTCCTCTACCGTGGGCATTTTTCCTATGTATTTTTTACTTAAATAACCTGTAACCTCATCGGCCAATCTTTCCGCTATATCATAATCCAAATGAGACCCTTGGTTGTGAGCAACTGATTCTGCTGCCCTAAATATTGCTCTAGTAATTTTATCCTTGTTAAAAAATATTACTCTACCATCCCTTTTTTTAATCTCTTTAATCACAACGATCTCCCTTTCCTCGCAGCCTATATTGTGCTTTTATCTTATTAGTCACACAATATATAGTATCGGATTTCCACTCTGACTATTCTACCATAAAAATGTTTTTCTTTCCAAAGCCAAAAAATCATATTATAATGATCTTTTATATTTTCTCGTTGGGATAACTACTATTTTCTTTATTTCCCTTAATAATCTAAAAATATAAATACAGAATGATCATAAAGAATAACAATGCTCTAAGGAAAAGCAACGGAGGGCATAGAAAAAAGCACCTATAAGGTGCCTTATTTGTTTAGATAATCCTTATGGAATTTATCATTGTACATTATATACCTCTTGAAAATGCTTATGGAGATATCCTTTTACTGGAACATTTAATTCTTTCAACACGGTATCCAATGCCTTTAGGGTTAAATACAGCTTTTCTTCATAACAGTTTTCCCCCATGTGTCCTATACGCATGACTTTACCATTTAAATCTCCCAGGGATCCTGCAATCATAATCCTATGTTCCTCTAGCATTTTCTTATTGATTTCTTCAAAGGTAGTTTCCTCAGGGACCATCATTGCTGTTACCGTATTAGAAAAACTCTCCTTTGGATATAACTCTAAGCCGACTTCAATAATACTTTTCCTCACTGCTTCAGCAATATTTTTATGTCTTTGGAATATGCCTTTATCCTCAAGAATTCTCTCCACCGCTTTATCTAGGGCATATAAATCGCTAACAGGTTGAGTATAGGGAAACCATTTTTCCTCATACCAGTTTTTCCAGCTAGATAAATTGGTATAAAAGCCCACTATAGAGTGCTTTCTTTTTGAAATTTTATCCCAAGCTCTCTCACTTACACTTAGGATGGTTAGTCCTGGAGGTGCGGATAGACATTTCTGAGAGCCTCCTAAAAGAATGTCTACTTTCCACTGATCCGTATGTATTGCTTCTCCTCCCATAGAGGATACTGCATCTACTATACTGATTATGCCCTGATCATGGAGTAAAGGACAGATTTTGTCTATTGGATTGGTGATACCAGAAGGGGTTTCACAGTGAACTAAAGTGGCAATTTTAAAAGGTCCATTTTTTTGTATAAAATTTTCTAATTCCGCCTTATTGATGCCCTTTCTGTAATCAGCCTTAAAATAGGTAACTTGGCCTCCATAGATTTTTGCAAAATCTCCAAAGCCATTGCCAAAAATACCATTGTCTATACATAGAACCTTGTCTCCTGGTTCAATTAAAGATGCACATGCAGCTTCTAATCCTAGAATGCCTTCACCATTGAGTACCAATACTTGGTTTTGCGTATGGAGTAGTTTCTGCAATTTTCCACACAGATCATAATAGAATTCATAAAATTGCAAATCTAAATCTGGATTGATAATGGGCTTTCCCATAGCCGCCCTTACCTCTTCATGGACATAGGTAGGGCCTGGTGTCATAATCATCATTTCTTTCATGTTTTTTCCTCCCTTATCTCAATAAAGTTTTAACTTTTTCAGTGTGGCAATTAAAGGTAATCCTATGACTGCCCCTACAAGAATTTGTATGGCATTGCCAGGTATAGAGGTCACAGGTACACTCCAATTACCATATAGTATACCTTCGGTAGCATAGTATCCTGCAATCATCCAGATTCCCCCTAAAATGATTCCAATAATATTCCACCCAAGCTCCCTAGACTTTTCTCCCTTAGTATAGGCAATGCTCCCTATGATATATCCCATGACTCCCCTTACAATAAAGGTAAAGGGTGCCCAAGCTGCCCAGCCTGAAAATATATCAAATATAGCCATCCCAAAAGCTCCTGCTATAGCTCCTTTTTTCTTTCCATAAAGAATGGATGAAACAATGAGAGCACCGGTGCCTAGGTGTATCAGTCCTCCATTAATGGATATAGGTAGACGAATATTGATAAATGCAGTTGCCACAAATACTATGGCGATTAATAAAGAAGTAATGACTAAATCCTTGGTATTGTACTTTTTATTTTCTACTAGTTGATTTGTACTATTCATATCGATATCCCCCTTTGTGTAGGTCAATTGTTTTCTGTTCTTGAATATCCTCTGCAATACTCCATGACTCTCACTAGACATCCCACTGCCTTTATGTCCTTGCATCCATCTATTCTTTATTGTAATATTATCTTTTTTTCTCTACAATCATTTGCCCGTACAATTTTTATATTTTCCTAAAGTGTATGGTTACACACAAAAAAGAAAAGCAATAAACTTATAAGTTTATTGCTCTATGGACTACATATCCTTTTAGGATGAAAACAACATTTCATCAGTAAGCATTGCCTCTGGTTGGCTTTGTTGGAAATAGCTTAGGAGTTTTGGTATGGTTAAATTCTTTTTTTCCTCTCCCTTGCAATCTAGTATTACTTTCCCTCTATGGAGCATAATAATGCGATCTCCCATTTCAATAGCATGTTTTAAGTTGTGGGTAACCATTAAAGTTGTCATCTGTTTTTTCTTGACTATCTTTTCTGTTAAGGCAGATATTACTTCAGAGGTTTTAGGATCTAGAGCTGCCGTGTGTTCATCTAATAATAAAATTTCAGGACTGGTCATGGTAGACATAATTAGTGCTAAAGATTGTCTTTGTCCTCCTGAAAGTAGTCCTACCTTAGTATCTAAATTGTCTTCTAAGCCTAGGGAAAGTTCCCTAAGAATTTCTTTAAAGCCTGGGATATCTTTTTTTGAAATACCGGGAAATAAATTAAATTTCTGGCCTTTATGATTGGCCATGGATAGATTTTCTAATATGGTCATATGGGGTGCCGTTCCCCAAGTAGGATTTTGAAATACCCTCCCCATGTATTTTGTTCTTTTATGTTCTTCTAAAAAAGAGATATCCCTATCTCCAATAAGAATTTTTCCTTGGTCTTGTATTATAGATCCTGTAATGATATTTAGCAAAGTAGACTTTCCAGCTCCATTGCTTCCAATAATGGTGACAAACTCTCCTTTGTTAATTTGTATAGAAAAATCCTGAAAGATACTTTTTTCATTGATGGTACCAACGTTAAAGGTCTTAGATAGATTTTGAATGTGCAACAATGGAACCACCCCTTCTTTTTTCTACTTTCTTCCAAGGCAGGGCTATGCCCTTTCCATAAACCGATAAAATCATCACGACAATCACAGAGGTAATCAGCTTTAAGTCTGTGGAAGGTAGCTTCAAGCGCAGGGCTAAAGCCGTACTTCCTTTATATAGGATGGACCCTAGAAGAACCATTGTCGTGGGTACCATAAGAGATATTTTTTTAAATACCATTTCCCCTATAATAATTGAGGCCAAACCCATAACAATGATACCGCCACCCATGCCAACATCAGAAAATCCTTGATGTTGAGCTACAGCAGATCCCGACAAGGCTACTAAGCCATTGGAAATCATCAATCCCAAGCATTTAATCCTGCCCTTGTCTATCCCCAGGGACGTCACGAGAATAGGATTATCTCCTACGGCATTAACCAAAAAACCTAACCGCGTCTTGAAAAATAAGTCTAGAATAATTTTTATAACAATGGCGAGCATGGAAAGAATAATCAAAGGGTGAATCTTTCCGTCAAAAATAGTTTCAAACTGAAATAAAGCTACATTGGCCTTGCCCATTATTCTAAGGTTAATGGAATATATTCCTGTCATAACGAGGATTCCTGAAAGCAAATTGGTGATTTTAAGTTTTACATGAAGAAGTCCAGTAATTAATCCTGCCAGCATTCCCCCTATCAAAGCAAGCAAAGTAGCTATCCAAGGATTGACCCCAAAGGCCATAGCCGTTGCAGTAATGGAAGCACCCAGAGGGAAGGTTCCATCTACTGATAAATCCGGAAAATCCAATAATCTATAGGTAATATATACCCCCAGTACCATTATTCCGTATAGTAAACCCTGTTCTATTATATTACCTATAGCTCCCATTAGTCTTCCACACTCCCTTCTATAAACTGAGCCTTCTCTTTTATATCCTCTGGAATGCTAATGCCTAGTTTTTGGGCACTGCCTGTATTGATCAACAATTGGGTCTTTTCCCAGATGGCAATAGGTATATCCTGGGGGTTTTTCCCCGATATAATTTCTTCTGCCATCAATCCTGTTTGGAAGCCCAACTGGTAATAGTCAATGCCTTCAGTGGCCAAGGCCCCTGCTTCCACGTGAGCCTTTTCAGCCCCAATGATTGGCACTCCTTTTTTACTACATTGATTCCCTATTAAAGACATGGAGGAG belongs to Irregularibacter muris and includes:
- a CDS encoding CPBP family intramembrane glutamic endopeptidase, whose amino-acid sequence is MVQGTELLKLLLIVIVIGLPPFLVALKTFREVNPIILGIMSIIYWAGTLYTQQVVPFILIMILIIKEYKNRKGDSGEFTRGQENKPYGIKDFFKIALFTLLLRFPLGIVNFVFMIILQNFGVNIQQQEVVDIFVSSNELLLNIFLFVLIVFMAPINEEFSMRHWLFHKVLTPKTGKIIAAILSSALFTLLHYNVVGIPTFFGLGLFACYIYHKRGFWGAITVHFIFNLSTVFLLMLTKFLIPLA
- the pdxR gene encoding MocR-like pyridoxine biosynthesis transcription factor PdxR, whose amino-acid sequence is MKEITIDKTGNKPLYLQVFLQIKNEILQGRMKANEKLPSIRQLAATLEVNNDTIVQAYKLLEQEELVLSHRGKGTYVKSSDKELKEGGRRENNIIWDFANASPHPETFQVEEFKKIINEILDRDRGDTFTYQASEGYYPLRESIAQYLKKLSIKSNIHEIHIISGAQQGIDIVTKGLLELGDVVIIERPSYPGARKAFEARGAKLIEIPMEADGMNMDDLEKAMKRYLPKFIYVLPNFHNPTGISYSLKKRKRLLELAEQHDSIIIEDDYLSDFHFGYKKRIPLKALDELDRVIYIKSFSKIFMPGFRLGFLISPREYERRIIDAKQSADLFTMGLVQRSFDLIFRRGFWRKQLIKMEEYYRKGFYETVEGIKKYIPKEISYTIPQGTLYFWLKLPPGYHSQALFYEAMKRGIAITPGKEFFLEHKNSSYFRITYGNLKTQDILPGLEELGRLLSEFLKDFHRKDMENTSLPYY
- a CDS encoding C40 family peptidase; this encodes MTLKRNGFKSAVVAFTVAGMLSISAIPAYAALGDRVLKKGMTHGDVKVLQQHLKDLGFFSYKDTTTYFGDITRNAVMDFQKSKGLAVDGSFGPASFKALQTSIQPTNPGSSSSSVLNYSRPLRLGLSGADVHGLQEALKKLGYLNIANCTNYFGTQTQQAVKSFQAAQGLAVDGSFGPATYKALESALKGTNSNLKPTQPTNPAGTLTYNRLLKLGISGTDVNALQEALKKLGYLNIANCTNYFGAQTQQALRSFQQAQGIAVDGLAGPQTIQTINNALSGKGSSTSPSTPNRGDENRRILTSGIINTAKIYLNPKVPYVFGGSTTKGFDCSGYTQFVYKQNGISIPRTSELQANAGSYVSRANLQPGDLIIFSNTYRSGPSHTGIYLGDDQFIHSSSSNNGITISSLNTAYYRDHFSYGRRVY
- the nrdG gene encoding anaerobic ribonucleoside-triphosphate reductase activating protein, which codes for MKIRLASKVQMNSIVDGPGLRMVVWTQGCPHHCPQCHNPQTHHPMEGFEADCKDIIQEIQSRGIHRGITFSGGEPFEQAKACIEIAKAAKRIGLNIWIYTGYTFEFLLMKQRKDWLEFLSCGDVLVDGPFQIKQKNLQLAFRGSENQRIIDIRSSLREGKAILWKEYMEKSS
- a CDS encoding anaerobic ribonucleoside triphosphate reductase; this translates as MIKEIKKRDGRVIFFNKDKITRAIFRAAESVAHNQGSHLDYDIAERLADEVTGYLSKKYIGKMPTVEEIQDVVEKVLIESGHAMTAKAYILYRNERNRIRDQNTRIMKTIRGITIDDAKENDTKRENANVNGNTAMGTMLLYGSTVSKEFCKMEMMNPVFERAHEQGDIHIHDMDFAPMGTLTCCQIDIERLFKNGFSTGHGFLRKPSNITTAAALAAIAIQANQNDQHGGQSIPNFDYALGHYVAKSFIRNYIENLGKGLDFCLGSQEGKNWAKTIIHKTIKETHTTPKLEIEETYLKEEYIRAKEELGDRIDENLWKRVQKTSHRQAFEETKEQTYQAMEAFIHNLNTMHSRAGAQVPFSSVNLGTDTSPEGRMVTENFLLATERGLGNGETAIFPISIFKVKKGVSFNSQDKNYDLFKLACRVSAKRLFPNFSFLDAPFNLQYYKEGRPETEVTYMGCRTRVIGNKYDANNEITYGRGNLSFTSLNLPKIALKINQEEDLKKTIHGLWKKALVSSGVQRENIYQEIVDLLSPQMEPTIDLIAEQLLERFEIQRAKKVKNFPFLMGQGIWKGSEDLQWEDTLDEVIKHGTLSMGFIGLAEFLKALVGSHHGESQEAQELGIKLIGYLRNKMEDYSQQYGLNFTLIATPAEGLSGRFVKLDRKEFGSIEGVTDREYYTNSFHIPVYYSITAFDKISKEAPYHALTNAGHISYIELDGDPSMNIEAFEDVVRLMADSGIGYGSINHPLDRDPVCGYNGIIFEECPKCGRKEGSQGIPFERIRRITGYLVGDYQTRFNDAKKAEVLDRVKHGMK
- a CDS encoding pyridoxal-phosphate-dependent aminotransferase family protein, with translation MKEMMIMTPGPTYVHEEVRAAMGKPIINPDLDLQFYEFYYDLCGKLQKLLHTQNQVLVLNGEGILGLEAACASLIEPGDKVLCIDNGIFGNGFGDFAKIYGGQVTYFKADYRKGINKAELENFIQKNGPFKIATLVHCETPSGITNPIDKICPLLHDQGIISIVDAVSSMGGEAIHTDQWKVDILLGGSQKCLSAPPGLTILSVSERAWDKISKRKHSIVGFYTNLSSWKNWYEEKWFPYTQPVSDLYALDKAVERILEDKGIFQRHKNIAEAVRKSIIEVGLELYPKESFSNTVTAMMVPEETTFEEINKKMLEEHRIMIAGSLGDLNGKVMRIGHMGENCYEEKLYLTLKALDTVLKELNVPVKGYLHKHFQEVYNVQ
- a CDS encoding ECF transporter S component — its product is MNSTNQLVENKKYNTKDLVITSLLIAIVFVATAFINIRLPISINGGLIHLGTGALIVSSILYGKKKGAIAGAFGMAIFDIFSGWAAWAPFTFIVRGVMGYIIGSIAYTKGEKSRELGWNIIGIILGGIWMIAGYYATEGILYGNWSVPVTSIPGNAIQILVGAVIGLPLIATLKKLKLY